A region from the Melioribacter roseus P3M-2 genome encodes:
- a CDS encoding M24 family metallopeptidase has translation MQKELILEKINQAAKILNEKNIDMWMTYVRETGNMRDPMLDMIVGANATWQSAFIITKNGDTHAIIGSLELENMKSVGTYKNIHPYLKTIKEKFPDVIESIKPNKIALNYSVNSSLADGLTHGLYLDLLEQFKETDYPKKFVSSEDIVAALRGRKSPSEIKLIKEAIAETLKIFDEVTKFLKPGITEKQVAAFVQNLVKERGFELAWDGEYCPSVFTGPDTAGAHSGPTDRAIEPGHIINMDFGIKINGYCSDLQRTWYVLKPGEDNPPEEVTRGFNVIVESITKAARELKPGKEGWEIDQIARNYIQINGYDEFPHGLGHQVGRAVHDGGALLGPKWERYGNLPTLKIEAGNVFTIEPRLTVDKYGIATVEEMVLVNSDGCEFLSERQKELLIIKS, from the coding sequence ATGCAGAAAGAATTAATACTGGAAAAAATCAATCAGGCGGCAAAAATTTTAAATGAGAAAAATATCGACATGTGGATGACCTACGTCAGAGAGACGGGAAATATGCGAGACCCGATGCTCGACATGATTGTAGGCGCAAACGCCACTTGGCAATCGGCGTTTATAATTACAAAAAACGGCGACACTCATGCTATTATCGGATCGCTCGAATTGGAAAATATGAAAAGCGTAGGAACCTACAAGAACATTCATCCTTATTTGAAAACAATCAAAGAAAAATTTCCCGACGTTATCGAATCGATAAAGCCGAATAAAATTGCGCTTAACTATTCGGTTAATTCCAGTCTCGCCGACGGGCTTACTCACGGCTTATATCTTGATTTACTGGAACAATTCAAAGAGACGGACTATCCGAAGAAATTCGTCTCGTCGGAAGATATTGTAGCCGCATTGCGCGGCAGAAAATCGCCTTCGGAAATTAAACTGATTAAAGAGGCAATCGCCGAAACGCTCAAAATATTCGACGAAGTTACAAAATTTCTGAAACCCGGAATTACCGAAAAGCAGGTCGCGGCATTCGTCCAAAATCTCGTTAAAGAAAGAGGATTCGAATTGGCTTGGGACGGCGAATACTGTCCTTCCGTATTTACTGGACCGGATACCGCCGGAGCGCATTCAGGACCTACCGACAGAGCCATTGAACCGGGGCATATTATCAACATGGATTTCGGAATTAAAATAAACGGCTATTGCTCAGACCTCCAGCGCACATGGTACGTTCTGAAACCGGGCGAGGACAATCCGCCGGAAGAAGTAACGAGAGGATTTAATGTAATTGTGGAATCGATAACAAAAGCGGCTCGGGAATTAAAACCGGGCAAAGAAGGCTGGGAAATCGATCAGATTGCGAGAAATTATATTCAAATCAACGGATACGACGAATTCCCGCACGGACTTGGCCATCAGGTAGGAAGAGCGGTTCACGACGGTGGAGCTTTGCTCGGACCGAAATGGGAAAGGTACGGAAATCTGCCAACGCTAAAAATCGAAGCCGGCAACGTATTCACAATAGAACCGAGATTGACCGTGGACAAATACGGCATCGCCACAGTGGAAGAAATGGTTCTCGTAAATTCGGACGGATGCGAATTTTTATCCGAACGACAGAAAGAATTGCTTATAATTAAAAGTTAA
- a CDS encoding Yip1 family protein, with protein sequence MDEKQDNQVPQMSPVEEEEEMEFSHTDKLVGVFSEPAVTFEKLKKTGPKTSDWLIPILIVIVAAVLSNVIMMSNPAIKLSIIEKQMAQIEKNFDEAVQSGQMTEEQKEAQLEQIRERMDQGGSTTIIFTAISIVFITFITFFIVAGVYFLVCKFLLKGDGTFKDTMAAYGLPYYIIVIQIIAMVIIALVTNKFITSTSLAAILEIDKSKFLYFLLSRVDVFSIWFYAVVSIVLAKMFNAENTGKYFATIFGLWIGVGFIFWWLAANVPFLGFLQQ encoded by the coding sequence ATGGATGAAAAACAAGACAATCAGGTTCCCCAAATGAGTCCGGTCGAAGAAGAAGAGGAAATGGAATTCAGTCATACGGACAAACTTGTAGGAGTATTTTCAGAGCCCGCAGTTACATTTGAAAAATTGAAAAAAACCGGGCCAAAAACAAGCGATTGGTTGATTCCCATTTTAATCGTTATCGTGGCAGCCGTTTTGTCGAATGTAATCATGATGAGCAATCCGGCTATCAAACTTTCGATAATCGAAAAACAGATGGCTCAGATCGAAAAGAATTTTGACGAAGCGGTTCAGAGCGGACAAATGACGGAAGAACAGAAAGAAGCGCAACTGGAACAAATCCGAGAAAGAATGGATCAGGGCGGCTCGACGACTATTATTTTTACCGCCATTAGCATTGTATTCATTACATTTATAACATTTTTCATTGTAGCCGGAGTTTATTTCCTTGTGTGCAAATTTCTGCTTAAAGGCGACGGCACATTCAAGGATACGATGGCTGCATACGGTCTTCCTTATTACATAATAGTGATTCAAATTATTGCCATGGTAATAATTGCTTTGGTAACAAACAAGTTCATCACATCAACAAGTTTGGCCGCCATTCTGGAAATCGACAAATCAAAATTTCTCTATTTCCTTTTATCTAGAGTGGACGTCTTTTCGATCTGGTTTTATGCCGTCGTCAGTATAGTGCTCGCCAAAATGTTCAATGCGGAAAACACAGGAAAGTATTTTGCAACGATATTCGGTTTGTGGATCGGAGTAGGGTTTATATTCTGGTGGCTGGCGGCTAACGTGCCGTTCCTTGGATTCCTGCAGCAATAA
- a CDS encoding L-threonylcarbamoyladenylate synthase: MPIYKYDDKSLQKAAELIKKGELVAFPTETVYGLGADGLNPIAVAKIFEKKNRPSFNPLILHISDKSALKNYVFYEEPVIDKLIDKFWPGPLTLVLPKNEIVPDIVTSGNDTVAIRMPGNEIALKLIELSGCPIAAPSANKFGHLSPTDAEHVEKSLGSDLFILDGGECAVGLESTIIGYRDGIFSILRPGGIPIEEIEKITGVLKKRDKNETSPESPGQLPFHYSPEIPLYIIDKSIMSNNNFLNSLKNRKAGLLLFKESNPEIESILPSYSKKILSETGNMAEAAANLFKFLHDFEKEKVDLILTEPVEPSGLGLAIMDRLKRAAERYKI; encoded by the coding sequence ATGCCCATCTACAAATACGACGACAAATCGTTGCAAAAAGCGGCAGAGCTAATAAAAAAAGGAGAGCTCGTAGCCTTTCCTACAGAGACAGTATACGGACTCGGCGCCGACGGACTCAATCCGATTGCCGTCGCTAAAATATTCGAAAAGAAAAACCGGCCGTCTTTTAATCCGCTTATTCTCCATATATCGGATAAAAGCGCTCTCAAAAATTACGTTTTTTACGAAGAGCCTGTTATCGACAAACTTATTGATAAATTTTGGCCGGGACCTTTGACTCTCGTCCTGCCGAAGAACGAAATAGTGCCGGATATAGTCACTTCGGGGAACGACACCGTTGCAATCAGAATGCCGGGCAATGAAATTGCTTTGAAATTGATAGAATTATCGGGTTGTCCCATTGCGGCTCCGAGCGCCAACAAATTCGGGCACTTAAGCCCTACAGACGCCGAGCACGTTGAAAAATCATTGGGAAGCGATCTCTTCATACTCGACGGAGGGGAATGCGCAGTGGGTCTTGAATCCACAATTATCGGTTACAGAGACGGCATCTTCTCCATTCTTCGACCCGGAGGAATTCCCATTGAAGAAATTGAAAAAATTACAGGCGTTTTGAAAAAAAGAGACAAAAACGAAACCTCCCCCGAATCGCCCGGACAACTTCCTTTTCATTACTCCCCTGAAATACCGCTCTACATTATTGATAAATCCATTATGTCAAATAATAATTTTCTGAATTCGCTCAAAAATAGAAAAGCGGGCTTGCTCTTATTCAAAGAAAGCAATCCTGAAATCGAATCGATTCTGCCTTCTTACTCAAAAAAAATATTGAGCGAAACGGGTAATATGGCCGAAGCGGCGGCAAATCTATTTAAGTTCCTCCACGATTTCGAAAAGGAGAAAGTGGATTTGATATTAACAGAGCCCGTCGAGCCGTCCGGTCTCGGTTTGGCAATAATGGACAGACTGAAACGAGCCGCCGAGCGTTATAAAATATAA
- the priA gene encoding primosomal protein N': MYAQIVFPLPFRNSFTYSVPRLLEKDVKIGTRVVVPFGRRVLTGFIIALSESIDESSSGLADKSKIKSIRDILDDQPIFDSKMLEFYRWMSDYYLCSLGEALKTIVPYGTDVESKRKIVSDTEICRSLLAGEKNKNSLKAKILSALAEKELINISYLQKIIKNKNVYSILRDLEDAGAITILNEIADAKVRVKKARYVRIALPREAIYDLMPEIERAAPKQMLILLELLSSAEDKPAAEILKKTGSSSSALNGLVSKGIVEIYEKEIERTFKENYAEEMKDIVLSVNQRKAVEELKKSNGKFDVFLLYGVTGSGKTQVYIEIADEVVKSGKNVIILVPEISLTPQITTRFYNKFNDKIAVFHSRMSLGERYDTWRGILSGKYSIVIGPRSALFVPLKNLGLIVVDEEHDQSYKQSDMTPKYNARDAAVMLAKFNDCPVVLGSATPSIESMYNAQSGKYKLIELPERIDNAKLPEIKLVDVTIEKKKKKIEGIFSNLLLDEIGKRLEKKENVIILQNRRGFATQVYCDDCGEVITCTDCTVSMVHHISKNILQCHYCGNSMPVPKACPVCGSVSLKFFGTGTQRVEDELAFYFPNAKIERVDSDSISRKGALSEILNDFRNGRIDILVGTQMLSKGLDFSNVTLVGVVSAETSLWIPDFRADERTFQLLTQVSGRAGRSDKKGEVIIQTQNSKNFIFRKVIDNDYYGFYNEELELRRKGEYPPFTRIALVEIKDKNERRARAAANDFHKYLAMHKKTINISPPNEAIIYKIKGFYRYQILARSFRNQDPAGRLLRSAIFDALTEFNRLSRHKNITLIVDIDPQSIL; the protein is encoded by the coding sequence ATGTACGCTCAAATAGTTTTTCCGTTGCCCTTCAGAAACAGTTTTACTTATTCGGTGCCCCGGCTTCTGGAAAAGGACGTGAAAATCGGAACGAGGGTTGTAGTGCCTTTCGGCAGAAGGGTGCTTACCGGTTTTATAATCGCTCTCTCTGAATCGATAGATGAAAGTTCTAGCGGATTAGCCGACAAATCGAAGATTAAATCAATTAGGGATATACTGGACGACCAGCCGATTTTCGACTCGAAAATGCTCGAATTTTACCGTTGGATGTCGGATTACTATCTTTGCTCGCTGGGCGAGGCTCTGAAAACAATCGTCCCTTACGGCACGGACGTTGAATCGAAAAGGAAAATTGTATCCGATACTGAAATTTGCCGCTCGCTTTTAGCCGGCGAAAAAAATAAGAACTCGCTTAAGGCAAAAATCCTTTCGGCGCTTGCGGAAAAGGAATTGATTAATATTTCTTATCTGCAGAAAATCATAAAAAATAAAAATGTCTATTCGATTCTGAGAGATCTGGAAGACGCGGGCGCAATTACGATATTAAATGAAATAGCAGACGCAAAAGTAAGAGTAAAAAAAGCAAGATATGTTAGAATCGCATTACCGAGAGAAGCCATTTATGATTTGATGCCCGAAATCGAAAGAGCCGCGCCGAAACAGATGCTTATTCTTCTGGAACTCCTTTCTTCAGCGGAAGATAAACCGGCGGCGGAAATTTTGAAAAAAACAGGCTCGTCTTCATCGGCGTTAAACGGTCTTGTATCCAAAGGAATTGTCGAAATCTACGAAAAGGAAATTGAGAGAACTTTTAAGGAAAATTATGCCGAAGAGATGAAAGATATTGTGTTGAGCGTTAATCAGCGGAAGGCGGTCGAAGAGCTTAAAAAATCAAACGGTAAATTCGATGTGTTTTTGCTTTACGGGGTTACTGGCAGCGGCAAGACTCAGGTCTATATCGAAATAGCGGACGAAGTTGTAAAAAGCGGAAAAAATGTAATCATTCTTGTTCCGGAAATTTCATTGACGCCCCAGATAACCACTCGTTTCTATAACAAATTCAACGATAAAATCGCGGTATTTCACAGCCGTATGTCGCTCGGCGAAAGATACGATACATGGCGGGGAATACTCTCCGGCAAATATAGCATTGTTATTGGTCCGCGCTCGGCGCTCTTTGTCCCTTTAAAAAATCTGGGACTAATCGTAGTCGACGAGGAACACGACCAGAGTTATAAGCAATCCGACATGACTCCGAAATATAACGCTCGGGATGCCGCCGTTATGCTCGCTAAATTTAACGATTGCCCGGTTGTTCTCGGTTCTGCCACTCCGTCAATCGAAAGCATGTACAATGCGCAAAGCGGTAAGTATAAATTGATCGAACTTCCCGAGAGAATCGACAACGCGAAGTTGCCCGAAATTAAATTGGTCGACGTTACAATCGAAAAGAAAAAGAAAAAAATTGAAGGCATATTTTCGAATCTTTTGCTGGATGAAATCGGAAAGCGCCTCGAAAAAAAAGAAAATGTAATAATCCTTCAAAACAGACGCGGGTTTGCCACTCAGGTTTATTGCGACGATTGCGGCGAGGTAATTACATGCACCGACTGCACTGTATCGATGGTGCACCACATCAGCAAAAATATTTTACAATGCCATTATTGCGGAAATTCAATGCCTGTTCCGAAAGCATGCCCCGTTTGCGGTTCGGTGTCGTTGAAGTTTTTCGGTACGGGAACTCAACGCGTGGAAGACGAACTGGCATTTTATTTTCCGAACGCCAAAATCGAACGGGTCGATTCCGATTCGATATCGAGAAAAGGAGCCCTCTCGGAAATATTAAACGACTTTCGTAACGGCAGAATCGATATCCTGGTGGGAACGCAGATGCTTTCCAAAGGACTCGACTTTTCGAATGTAACGTTAGTGGGTGTCGTATCGGCGGAAACTTCTTTGTGGATACCCGATTTTCGCGCGGACGAAAGGACATTTCAACTTTTAACGCAGGTTTCGGGAAGAGCCGGAAGAAGCGACAAAAAAGGAGAGGTTATAATTCAAACTCAAAATTCGAAGAATTTTATTTTTCGCAAAGTGATCGATAACGACTATTACGGATTTTATAATGAAGAATTGGAATTGCGCCGCAAAGGCGAATATCCGCCATTTACGAGAATTGCCCTTGTGGAAATTAAAGATAAAAACGAAAGAAGAGCTCGAGCGGCGGCAAATGATTTCCATAAATATCTGGCAATGCACAAAAAGACAATAAATATTTCTCCGCCGAACGAAGCGATTATTTATAAGATAAAAGGATTTTACCGGTATCAGATTTTGGCCAGAAGTTTTAGAAACCAGGACCCTGCAGGCAGGCTGTTGAGATCCGCGATCTTCGACGCTTTAACAGAATTCAACCGGTTGTCCCGTCATAAAAATATTACTTTGATTGTTGATATCGATCCGCAGAGCATATTATAA
- a CDS encoding sensor histidine kinase, which produces MLHTINSVHESISITDLNDRLIFVNKAFTRIYGYEPEEVIGQKTDILRSDKNDPELLKQIHPSTLQGGWRGRIINKRKDGSEFTIELSTSIVKDENGNPVAYVGIARDLTQLIETEEKLREAESKFRELFLELKDVVYESTIDGQFVDLNPAGFEFFGINSYDMLRKIDIVNDIYVDPHIREEFQKKLEKFGFVKDFELRIKKLNGKIATVLETSTAVKDKDGKIVGYRGILRDITEAKEQEEKLKDLVLQLEAVNKQLKKSEEELKNQIITKDKFFSIIAHDLRSPFSALLSFSEFLRDDIDDLTREEIVMFADKINEAAQNVFALLENLLQWSRIQSGKIHYEPHDFKLRERAERVIKLLSNNAENKDIYIINEIPNDALVFADEDMISSVLQNLISNAIKFTRPGGKITLKAEKEDKFFKVSVSDTGVGIKEEDLPKLFRLDVQHSTYGTNEEKGSGLGLIICKEMVEKKRRRYLR; this is translated from the coding sequence ATGCTGCATACAATTAATTCCGTTCACGAATCGATTAGCATTACGGATTTAAATGACCGTTTGATTTTCGTAAACAAAGCCTTTACGAGAATATACGGCTACGAGCCGGAAGAGGTAATAGGACAGAAAACCGATATTTTGCGCTCGGATAAAAACGACCCCGAATTATTAAAACAAATTCATCCGAGTACGCTTCAAGGCGGATGGAGGGGCAGAATAATCAATAAACGTAAAGACGGAAGCGAATTTACAATCGAACTGAGCACGTCGATTGTCAAAGATGAAAACGGCAATCCCGTCGCTTATGTAGGCATTGCCCGCGACCTTACTCAGTTGATCGAAACGGAAGAAAAATTACGAGAAGCCGAAAGCAAGTTCAGAGAACTCTTCCTCGAACTGAAAGACGTGGTTTACGAAAGTACGATTGACGGTCAATTCGTCGACTTGAATCCCGCGGGTTTCGAATTCTTCGGAATCAACTCTTACGATATGCTCCGGAAAATCGACATCGTCAACGATATCTATGTCGATCCGCATATAAGAGAAGAATTTCAGAAGAAACTGGAAAAATTCGGTTTCGTTAAAGATTTCGAATTGCGCATCAAGAAACTCAACGGCAAGATTGCCACCGTGCTGGAAACTTCGACTGCGGTTAAGGACAAAGACGGAAAAATAGTCGGCTACCGAGGAATACTTCGCGATATTACAGAAGCCAAAGAACAGGAAGAAAAACTGAAAGACCTGGTGCTCCAGCTCGAAGCGGTCAATAAACAATTGAAAAAATCCGAAGAGGAATTAAAGAATCAGATTATTACGAAAGACAAATTTTTTTCGATCATTGCGCATGATCTGCGCAGTCCGTTCAGCGCTTTACTCAGTTTTTCCGAATTCCTCAGAGACGATATCGACGACCTTACCCGCGAAGAGATTGTGATGTTCGCCGATAAAATAAACGAAGCCGCTCAGAATGTCTTTGCATTACTTGAAAACCTGTTACAATGGTCGAGAATTCAATCCGGTAAAATTCATTACGAACCTCACGATTTCAAACTTCGCGAAAGAGCCGAGCGGGTAATCAAGTTATTGTCCAACAATGCCGAGAATAAGGATATTTATATCATCAACGAAATACCGAACGACGCATTGGTTTTTGCGGACGAGGATATGATTTCGTCCGTGCTTCAGAATCTTATTTCGAACGCTATAAAATTCACGCGTCCCGGCGGCAAGATCACATTGAAAGCCGAAAAAGAAGACAAATTCTTTAAAGTTTCCGTCAGCGACACGGGCGTAGGCATAAAAGAAGAAGACCTTCCGAAATTATTCCGTCTCGACGTACAACATTCCACATACGGCACGAACGAAGAAAAAGGGAGCGGGCTCGGTTTAATAATCTGCAAAGAAATGGTTGAAAAAAAACGGCGGCGCTATCTCCGTTGA
- the trxA gene encoding thioredoxin yields the protein MNNIVEGTDFNFQTEVLQSDVPVLVDFWAPWCGPCRMVAPVVEEIANELNGKLKVVKVNTDENYGVASQYGIMSIPTFGIFKNGKMVDAVVGAVPKYHLMSKIEPYLETAN from the coding sequence ATGAACAATATTGTTGAAGGCACCGATTTCAATTTTCAGACAGAAGTGCTGCAATCCGACGTACCCGTATTGGTCGATTTCTGGGCGCCATGGTGCGGTCCGTGCCGAATGGTAGCTCCCGTAGTTGAAGAAATTGCAAACGAATTGAACGGTAAGTTAAAAGTGGTCAAAGTAAACACGGACGAAAATTACGGTGTGGCTTCGCAGTACGGAATTATGAGCATCCCGACGTTCGGTATTTTCAAAAACGGTAAAATGGTCGACGCTGTTGTAGGCGCGGTGCCCAAATACCATTTAATGTCCAAAATCGAACCCTATCTCGAAACTGCCAATTGA
- a CDS encoding 4Fe-4S binding protein: MVITDECISCAACVDECENNAIYNAGEEYTVNGETKAPISEDHTFIAPELCNDCKSCVEVCAVDAIVEA, encoded by the coding sequence ATGGTTATTACAGACGAATGCATCAGTTGCGCAGCCTGTGTGGACGAATGTGAAAACAACGCAATCTACAATGCAGGCGAAGAATACACAGTAAACGGAGAAACAAAAGCTCCAATTTCCGAAGATCATACATTTATTGCCCCGGAATTGTGCAACGATTGCAAGTCATGCGTTGAAGTATGCGCCGTAGACGCCATCGTTGAAGCTTAA
- a CDS encoding DUF4905 domain-containing protein: MNINKHFTVKSNWQIWRILISESDYLVLESRDKDTKEASFHSYHLETGKPLFENFQPDEKYYVGIETIYKDILYFHKYPKPDLPNHKGIAAFDIVTSEMLWDNEEYSFLFAHNEKLYCFKQGFDERYFYTVDYKTGEMLEDIGSDYRKINALRMEADRQNNFDDYIFPKLDFDESEFKPLILDNLKNPEVHGNIEYATFDNLLMFNYHLKEGGEFYTNYFRIIDLKNHNTLFEEALNKKSGSLFTDSFFIYKNYLILLKEKNGLIIYKLEM, translated from the coding sequence ATGAATATCAATAAACATTTTACGGTAAAATCGAATTGGCAAATCTGGAGAATACTTATTTCCGAAAGCGATTACCTGGTGCTCGAATCGAGAGACAAAGACACCAAGGAAGCGTCTTTCCATTCTTATCATTTGGAAACCGGCAAGCCTCTTTTTGAAAATTTCCAGCCGGACGAAAAATATTATGTCGGTATCGAAACAATTTATAAAGATATTCTTTACTTCCATAAATATCCCAAACCCGACTTACCGAACCATAAAGGGATTGCGGCTTTTGATATCGTAACTTCCGAAATGCTGTGGGACAACGAGGAATATTCGTTCCTTTTTGCTCACAATGAAAAACTCTATTGCTTCAAACAAGGATTCGACGAAAGATACTTTTATACAGTCGATTATAAGACCGGCGAAATGCTGGAGGATATTGGCAGCGACTACCGGAAAATAAACGCGCTCCGGATGGAAGCCGACCGACAAAACAATTTTGACGACTATATTTTTCCGAAACTCGATTTTGATGAATCCGAGTTCAAACCGCTTATTCTCGATAACCTTAAAAATCCCGAAGTCCACGGCAATATCGAATATGCAACCTTCGATAATTTATTGATGTTTAATTACCATTTGAAAGAAGGCGGGGAATTTTACACGAATTATTTCAGAATTATCGACCTGAAGAATCATAATACGCTCTTTGAAGAAGCGTTGAACAAAAAATCCGGCTCGCTCTTTACCGACTCTTTCTTTATCTATAAAAATTATTTGATTCTGTTGAAAGAAAAAAACGGTTTGATTATTTACAAACTGGAGATGTAA
- a CDS encoding tryptophanase encodes MKTIIEPFKIKTVEPIRFTSKEEREKILKDAGYNPFLINAEDVIIDLLTDSGTSAMSSEQWSGIMKGDESYAGAKSFFRFESAVKEITGNKYVIPTHQGRAAEKILFSILGGEGKYFISNTFFDTTRANIEFTGAEAVDLLCPEGKKPEVVAPFKGNLDVEKLKAFIEEKGKENIPLVMITITNNSGGGQPVSLENIKQVRKVCDRYGIPLFFDACRFAENAYFIKKREEGYSNKSVREIVKEIFSFADGTTMSAKKDALVNIGGWLSMNDDNLAMQCRNLLIVTEGFPTYGGLAGRDLEAIAQGLEEVLDENYLRYRIRSTEYLGEKLTAAGVPIIEPPGGHAIYIDAKRFLPDIPPEQYPGQSIVCELYLEGGIRSVEIGSVMFGKYDKKTGRLIPAMMELVRLAIPRRVYTQSHIDYVAEVVIETFNKRDKLKGYKITYEAPMLRHFTARFEPVI; translated from the coding sequence ATGAAAACAATAATCGAACCATTCAAAATTAAGACGGTAGAGCCGATCAGATTCACTTCAAAAGAAGAGCGCGAAAAGATTCTGAAAGACGCCGGTTACAATCCTTTTTTAATTAATGCCGAAGACGTTATTATTGATTTGCTGACCGACAGCGGCACATCGGCAATGAGTTCAGAACAGTGGAGCGGCATAATGAAAGGCGACGAATCGTATGCCGGCGCCAAAAGCTTTTTCCGTTTCGAATCGGCAGTAAAAGAAATTACCGGCAACAAATACGTAATCCCGACTCATCAGGGAAGAGCCGCGGAAAAAATATTGTTTTCGATTCTCGGCGGCGAGGGGAAATATTTTATCAGCAATACTTTTTTCGACACAACGCGAGCCAATATCGAATTTACGGGAGCCGAAGCGGTCGATTTGCTGTGTCCCGAAGGAAAAAAGCCCGAAGTTGTCGCGCCCTTTAAAGGCAATCTCGATGTGGAAAAATTAAAAGCCTTTATCGAAGAAAAAGGAAAGGAAAACATACCGCTTGTGATGATAACCATTACAAATAATTCGGGAGGCGGTCAACCCGTGTCGCTCGAAAATATTAAACAGGTAAGAAAAGTATGCGACCGTTACGGCATTCCGCTCTTCTTTGACGCCTGCAGATTCGCCGAAAACGCCTACTTTATTAAAAAAAGAGAAGAGGGATATTCAAATAAGTCGGTAAGAGAAATTGTTAAAGAAATTTTCTCCTTTGCCGACGGAACCACAATGAGCGCAAAGAAAGACGCCCTTGTCAACATCGGCGGTTGGCTTTCGATGAATGACGACAATCTGGCAATGCAATGCAGAAATCTATTGATTGTAACCGAGGGATTTCCGACTTACGGAGGACTTGCAGGCAGAGACCTCGAAGCGATTGCTCAGGGTTTGGAGGAAGTTCTGGACGAAAATTATCTCCGCTACCGTATTCGCAGCACGGAATATCTCGGAGAAAAATTGACCGCCGCCGGCGTGCCGATTATTGAACCTCCCGGCGGTCATGCAATCTATATCGATGCCAAAAGATTTTTGCCCGATATACCGCCTGAACAATACCCCGGGCAGTCGATCGTTTGCGAACTCTATTTGGAAGGAGGCATCAGAAGCGTGGAAATCGGATCGGTTATGTTCGGCAAATACGACAAGAAAACCGGCCGGCTTATTCCCGCTATGATGGAGCTAGTCCGTCTTGCAATCCCGAGACGCGTCTATACTCAAAGCCATATCGATTATGTGGCCGAAGTGGTTATCGAAACGTTTAACAAGCGCGATAAATTAAAAGGCTATAAAATAACTTACGAAGCCCCCATGCTGCGGCATTTTACCGCGCGATTCGAACCGGTCATTTAA
- the hisN gene encoding histidinol-phosphatase — protein sequence MQEFSFLKKFIRLLADESGAIIKQYYKTDIKIESKEDETPVTIADKKCEERMRELIMKEFPDHGILGEEFGEFNPDAEYKWILDPIDGTKSFICGVPLFGTLIALLKNGEPILGAINHPALNEFIIGDNVSAECNGKPVKIKFNGNLSEAVLLTTDHNNVSKYRDASGFEMLTKMVKLYRTWGDCYGYSLLAQGYADIMIDPMMSKWDLAALIPVVRGAGGKISDFYGNDPMKGDSIVASNNLLHPKIIKILNPSNN from the coding sequence ATGCAAGAATTTTCTTTTCTTAAAAAATTCATTCGTCTTTTGGCCGACGAAAGCGGGGCTATAATAAAACAATATTATAAGACCGATATTAAGATCGAATCAAAAGAAGATGAAACGCCCGTTACAATTGCGGATAAAAAGTGCGAGGAGAGAATGCGCGAACTGATTATGAAGGAATTTCCCGACCATGGCATTCTCGGAGAAGAATTCGGCGAATTTAATCCGGACGCCGAATATAAGTGGATATTGGACCCTATCGACGGCACAAAAAGTTTTATTTGCGGCGTGCCGCTCTTCGGAACGCTGATAGCGCTTTTGAAAAACGGCGAGCCGATTTTGGGCGCGATAAATCATCCTGCGCTCAATGAATTTATTATCGGCGACAACGTCAGCGCCGAATGCAACGGCAAACCGGTCAAAATTAAGTTCAACGGCAATCTTTCGGAAGCGGTGTTGTTGACTACCGACCATAACAACGTCTCCAAGTACAGGGATGCCTCGGGATTCGAAATGCTGACCAAAATGGTTAAGCTTTATCGTACGTGGGGCGATTGTTACGGATATTCGTTGCTTGCGCAAGGGTATGCCGATATAATGATAGACCCGATGATGAGCAAGTGGGACCTGGCGGCGTTGATTCCGGTCGTCCGGGGCGCGGGCGGAAAAATATCCGATTTTTACGGCAACGACCCGATGAAAGGGGATAGTATTGTGGCTTCGAATAATTTACTCCATCCGAAAATTATTAAAATCCTGAATCCTTCGAATAATTGA